From a region of the Spelaeicoccus albus genome:
- the tsf gene encoding translation elongation factor Ts has protein sequence MANFTAADIKSLREKTGAGMLAVKNALDEADGDQAKAIEILRVKGLKGVTKREDRSTTDGLVTAHVDGGTGVLIELNSETDFVAKSDKFIELAEKVLAYVVEAGQSDVEALLAAEFDGKTLKAHIDEGGAALGEKVALRRVARVTGGSIEQYMHRTNPDLPPQVGVLLGFDGSDQAAAHDVAVHVAAMAPKYLTRDEVPEADVANERRIAEDTAKNENKPERAIPKIVEGRVNGFFKENVLLDQPFAKEPKKTVGAIVEEAGVTLTGFARFRVGS, from the coding sequence ATGGCGAATTTCACCGCCGCAGACATCAAGTCGTTGCGTGAAAAGACGGGCGCCGGAATGCTCGCCGTGAAGAACGCTCTCGATGAGGCCGACGGCGATCAGGCCAAGGCTATCGAGATCTTGCGCGTCAAAGGCCTCAAGGGCGTCACCAAGCGCGAAGATCGCTCGACGACCGACGGTCTCGTCACCGCCCATGTGGACGGCGGCACCGGCGTGCTGATCGAGCTGAACTCGGAAACCGACTTCGTGGCGAAGTCCGACAAGTTCATCGAACTGGCCGAGAAGGTGCTCGCGTACGTCGTCGAGGCGGGCCAGTCCGACGTCGAGGCGTTGCTGGCCGCCGAATTCGACGGCAAGACGCTCAAAGCGCACATCGACGAAGGCGGCGCGGCACTGGGCGAGAAGGTCGCGCTGCGCCGAGTTGCCCGCGTCACGGGCGGCAGCATCGAGCAGTACATGCACCGCACCAACCCGGACCTGCCTCCGCAGGTCGGCGTGCTGCTCGGGTTCGACGGCTCCGATCAGGCCGCCGCGCACGACGTCGCGGTCCACGTGGCAGCGATGGCGCCGAAGTACCTGACGCGCGACGAAGTGCCCGAGGCCGACGTCGCCAACGAGCGCCGCATCGCCGAAGACACGGCGAAGAACGAAAACAAGCCCGAGCGCGCCATCCCGAAGATCGTGGAAGGCCGCGTCAACGGATTCTTCAAGGAGAACGTGCTGCTCGACCAGCCGTTCGCCAAAGAGCCGAAGAAGACAGTCGGGGCGATCGTCGAAGAAGCCGGAGTCACGCTGACCGGCTTCGCTCGTTTCCGCGTCGGGTCCTGA
- a CDS encoding DNA-processing protein DprA, which yields MTTGSRQAESCEPDAERVARAELTRLVEPCDTVASTLVGVAGAVETVRWIRSGRPAPQEWQRAVVGTLMSEGQAGAGARFAAAASRWRARASDVDGARDLRNAALLGARLVIPGDDEWPSGMADLGSGAPLALWVRGTAHLAGSLTAAVSIVGARAASAYGVRVAGDISDGLIGRGECIVSGGAYGIDSAAHGAACLTGGSGERAATVAFLAGGIDRLYPPGNAQVFERVLRDGLIVAEVAPGSAPMKSRFLLRNRLIAAASRATVVVEAGWRSGALSTANRAAELMRDVGAVPGSVFSATSAGCHRLIRDGVATLVSDVSDVIELAGRMGADLAQPPQSPVADYDNLMPVDRQVLDALPLRHGAGIEALTRVAGLGDTEVRSAIARLELAGLTRRDGAGWKKAGPMKSAGSEGAAG from the coding sequence ATGACGACGGGATCACGGCAGGCGGAATCATGCGAGCCGGACGCCGAGCGTGTGGCGCGTGCCGAGCTCACGCGGCTTGTCGAGCCGTGCGACACGGTCGCGTCGACGCTGGTGGGAGTGGCCGGCGCAGTGGAGACCGTCCGATGGATCCGCTCCGGCAGGCCGGCGCCGCAGGAGTGGCAGCGGGCGGTCGTGGGCACGTTGATGTCGGAGGGGCAGGCCGGAGCGGGCGCGCGATTCGCGGCGGCCGCCTCCCGGTGGCGGGCCCGCGCGTCGGACGTCGACGGCGCTCGCGATCTGCGCAATGCCGCACTGCTCGGGGCCCGGCTCGTCATCCCGGGCGACGACGAATGGCCGTCCGGGATGGCTGACCTCGGATCGGGAGCGCCCCTGGCGTTGTGGGTACGCGGAACCGCCCATTTGGCCGGATCGCTGACTGCGGCCGTCTCGATCGTCGGGGCGCGTGCGGCAAGCGCTTACGGCGTGCGCGTGGCGGGTGACATTTCCGATGGCCTCATCGGGCGAGGCGAGTGCATTGTGTCGGGAGGGGCGTACGGAATCGACTCGGCAGCACACGGCGCCGCGTGTCTGACCGGGGGATCGGGCGAGCGCGCGGCAACTGTTGCCTTCCTGGCCGGCGGGATCGACCGCCTGTATCCGCCGGGCAATGCGCAGGTGTTCGAGCGCGTGCTGCGCGATGGCCTGATAGTGGCCGAGGTCGCGCCGGGTAGTGCCCCCATGAAGTCGCGCTTCCTGCTGCGCAACCGACTGATCGCCGCGGCGTCCAGAGCCACGGTGGTGGTGGAAGCCGGCTGGCGGTCCGGCGCGTTGAGCACTGCCAATCGGGCGGCCGAGCTGATGCGTGACGTCGGCGCGGTGCCCGGCTCGGTCTTTTCGGCCACGTCGGCCGGGTGCCACCGCTTGATCCGGGACGGCGTCGCCACCTTGGTGTCGGATGTCTCCGACGTCATCGAGCTGGCCGGGCGGATGGGCGCCGATCTGGCCCAACCGCCACAGTCGCCCGTCGCCGATTACGACAATCTGATGCCCGTCGACAGACAAGTACTCGATGCGCTGCCGCTGCGCCACGGCGCCGGAATCGAGGCGCTGACACGAGTCGCCGGGCTCGGGGACACCGAAGTGCGCTCGGCGATCGCCAGGCTTGAACTGGCCGGGCTCACGCGGCGCGACGGGGCGGGATGGAAGAAGGCCGGGCCGATGAAATCAGCCGGATCCGAGGGCGCCGCGGGTTAA
- the frr gene encoding ribosome recycling factor, with product MIAETLAEAREKMGKAVDVAKEDFSNIRTGRANPSLFAKVLVEYYGAMTPLQQLASFQNPEARTLLITPYDRSSLSAIEDALRKSDLGANPANDGNVIRVVLPELTEERRKEYVKVVRTKAEDAKISIRSIRRKAKEELDRIQKDGEAGEDEVTRASGELESTTKKHVDVVDDLLSRKEDDLTEV from the coding sequence GTGATTGCCGAAACACTCGCCGAAGCCCGCGAAAAAATGGGCAAGGCCGTCGACGTCGCCAAAGAGGATTTTTCGAACATTCGGACTGGCCGGGCCAATCCGTCGCTATTCGCCAAGGTTCTCGTTGAATATTACGGCGCTATGACGCCGTTGCAGCAGCTCGCGTCGTTCCAGAACCCGGAGGCTCGCACGCTGCTCATCACCCCGTACGACCGCAGCTCCCTGAGCGCCATCGAGGACGCCTTGCGCAAATCCGACCTCGGCGCCAACCCGGCGAACGACGGCAACGTCATTCGCGTCGTCCTGCCGGAGCTGACCGAGGAGCGCCGCAAGGAATACGTGAAGGTCGTGCGTACCAAGGCCGAAGACGCCAAGATTTCGATCCGCAGCATTCGCCGCAAGGCCAAAGAAGAACTCGATCGCATTCAAAAAGACGGCGAAGCCGGTGAAGATGAAGTCACCCGCGCGTCCGGCGAGCTGGAGAGCACCACGAAGAAGCACGTGGACGTCGTGGACGACCTGCTCAGCCGCAAGGAGGACGACCTGACCGAGGTCTAG
- a CDS encoding peptidoglycan DD-metalloendopeptidase family protein has translation MKLFVLAAAAALVLPGSASSPLTAAGRAEPGPASSAKLRGTSAWDWPVWPYPVVVRAFDPPDEPWLAGHRGVDLDVPAGTEVRAPDAGVVTFSGMVAGRGIITVRIGRYKSTVLPITHRARQGTHVGRGDVLGTVAASPRHCDGTTCLHWGVRLGDGYVDPLEFTMDTAPSMLLPMSRAPQPLPRRRPGRSGPSESNRWGGFTNGRIPERALCPLRHAPAERLRCDAARSVVGLDRAFRARFGIHIGITDAYRDYASQVRLKREKGYLAATPGTSNHGWGVAVDFGTGINRFGSASYRWMKRHAGRFGWHHPSWAEQGSSKPEPWHWEFG, from the coding sequence ATGAAGCTCTTTGTCCTCGCGGCAGCGGCGGCACTCGTGCTGCCCGGTTCGGCGTCCTCGCCCCTGACGGCAGCCGGCCGCGCCGAGCCGGGGCCGGCAAGCAGCGCAAAGCTGCGCGGCACGTCCGCCTGGGACTGGCCGGTATGGCCGTACCCGGTCGTCGTCCGGGCGTTCGATCCACCGGACGAGCCGTGGCTGGCCGGGCATCGCGGCGTGGACCTGGACGTGCCCGCCGGTACCGAAGTGCGAGCGCCGGACGCCGGCGTCGTCACCTTTTCCGGAATGGTCGCGGGGCGGGGCATCATCACGGTGCGGATCGGCCGCTACAAAAGCACTGTCCTTCCGATCACCCACAGGGCCCGGCAAGGCACGCACGTCGGCCGCGGCGACGTGCTCGGGACGGTTGCGGCCTCCCCGCGGCATTGCGACGGCACCACATGCCTGCATTGGGGAGTTCGCCTGGGCGACGGCTATGTTGATCCGCTGGAATTCACCATGGACACGGCCCCGTCGATGCTGCTGCCGATGAGCCGCGCCCCTCAACCCCTGCCCCGTCGGCGACCGGGCCGATCCGGGCCGTCGGAGTCGAATCGATGGGGCGGGTTCACGAACGGGAGGATTCCGGAACGTGCCCTGTGCCCGCTCCGGCACGCGCCGGCCGAGCGACTGCGCTGCGATGCCGCCCGGTCGGTCGTCGGACTGGACCGGGCTTTCCGGGCACGATTCGGCATCCATATCGGCATTACCGACGCGTACCGGGACTACGCGAGCCAAGTGCGGTTGAAGCGGGAAAAGGGATATCTGGCGGCCACTCCCGGCACGTCCAATCACGGGTGGGGCGTGGCCGTCGATTTCGGCACCGGGATCAACAGATTCGGATCGGCATCGTACCGGTGGATGAAGCGCCACGCCGGCCGGTTCGGATGGCACCATCCCTCGTGGGCGGAGCAGGGGTCATCGAAGCCGGAGCCGTGGCATTGGGAATTCGGCTGA
- the pyrH gene encoding UMP kinase: protein MSDNRTYREGHRRRVLLKLSGEVFGGGEVGVNPDVVSRVARELAAAHEEVEVSVVVGGGNFFRGAELAQRGMERTRADYMGMLGTVMNCLALQDFLEQTGVDTRVQTAIAMGQVAENYIPRRAIRHMEKGRVVIFGAGVGLPFFSTDTVAAQRALEVGAEQVLMAKNGVDGVYTADPRRDPSAEKIDEITYSEALQRDLQVLDRTAFSLCMDNKLPMVVFGMEGDGNLSRALKGEKIGTLVSVG from the coding sequence GTGTCTGACAACCGCACGTACCGGGAAGGGCATCGTCGCCGCGTACTCTTGAAGCTCTCCGGGGAAGTGTTCGGCGGCGGCGAAGTCGGCGTGAATCCGGACGTCGTGTCGCGGGTGGCGCGGGAGCTCGCGGCTGCCCACGAGGAAGTGGAGGTCTCCGTCGTCGTCGGCGGCGGCAACTTCTTCCGGGGCGCCGAACTGGCGCAGCGCGGCATGGAACGTACCCGCGCGGACTATATGGGCATGCTCGGCACCGTGATGAATTGTCTGGCACTGCAGGACTTCCTGGAGCAAACTGGCGTCGACACCCGCGTGCAGACCGCAATCGCCATGGGGCAAGTTGCTGAAAACTACATTCCGCGCCGCGCGATCCGGCATATGGAAAAAGGACGCGTGGTCATCTTCGGTGCCGGTGTCGGCCTGCCGTTCTTCTCCACCGACACCGTGGCAGCGCAACGGGCCCTCGAAGTCGGCGCCGAACAGGTCCTGATGGCCAAGAACGGCGTGGACGGCGTGTACACGGCCGACCCGCGCCGGGACCCTTCGGCCGAAAAGATCGATGAGATCACCTACAGCGAAGCCCTGCAGCGCGACCTCCAGGTGCTCGACCGTACGGCGTTCTCGTTATGCATGGACAACAAACTCCCCATGGTGGTGTTCGGGATGGAAGGCGACGGCAATCTGTCCCGCGCACTCAAAGGTGAGAAGATTGGCACGTTGGTATCTGTCGGTTAG
- a CDS encoding tyrosine recombinase XerC, with amino-acid sequence MADNPIPFEFERALDGFVRYLSAERDRTDNTVRAYVGDVSALLEFASVHGVDELELVDLSLLRAWLGDMAERRMARSSIGRRSAAARTFFAWCKREHLVEVNPAARLRAPKQAKHLPHVLKSEQADALMDVAAEAAHDAGPEHLRDRAVLELLYATGIRVSELVGIDVDDLDSDRNTVRVLGKGRKERVVPYGAPTVTAIDDWLRRGRPALAGTRSGPALFLGVRGGRLDVRQVRRVLDALVRRVPDSGHLSPHGLRHSAATHLLDGGADLRSVQELLGHSSLATTQIYTHVSAERLKAGYRQAHPRA; translated from the coding sequence GTGGCCGACAACCCGATTCCTTTCGAATTCGAGCGAGCCCTCGACGGGTTCGTGCGATACCTCAGCGCTGAACGCGACAGGACCGACAACACGGTTCGCGCATATGTCGGCGACGTGTCGGCTCTCCTGGAATTCGCATCGGTGCACGGCGTGGACGAGCTCGAGCTCGTCGATCTTTCCCTGCTTCGAGCCTGGCTGGGCGACATGGCCGAGCGCAGGATGGCACGCAGCTCGATCGGCCGGAGGTCGGCGGCGGCCCGGACGTTCTTCGCCTGGTGCAAACGGGAACACCTTGTCGAGGTCAACCCGGCAGCCCGGCTGCGAGCGCCGAAACAGGCCAAGCATCTGCCGCACGTGCTGAAGTCGGAGCAAGCCGATGCGCTGATGGACGTAGCGGCCGAGGCGGCGCACGACGCCGGGCCGGAGCACCTCCGTGATCGCGCAGTCCTCGAATTGTTGTATGCGACAGGCATCCGCGTGTCCGAACTCGTCGGCATCGACGTCGACGATCTCGATAGCGACCGCAATACCGTCCGTGTGCTGGGCAAGGGGCGTAAAGAACGCGTCGTGCCGTATGGAGCGCCGACGGTGACCGCCATTGACGACTGGCTGCGCCGCGGCCGGCCGGCCCTGGCGGGGACGCGATCCGGTCCGGCTTTGTTTCTGGGCGTGCGCGGCGGCCGCCTGGACGTGCGACAAGTGCGCCGCGTCCTGGACGCGCTCGTTCGCCGGGTGCCGGACTCCGGGCACCTGTCGCCGCACGGGCTGCGGCATTCCGCTGCCACGCATTTATTGGACGGCGGCGCAGACCTGCGCAGCGTCCAAGAACTGCTCGGCCACTCCAGCCTTGCCACGACCCAGATCTATACGCACGTGTCGGCCGAACGACTCAAGGCCGGGTACCGGCAAGCCCACCCCCGCGCCTAG
- the rlmN gene encoding 23S rRNA (adenine(2503)-C(2))-methyltransferase RlmN, whose product MSPVQPQVAPEPAGRPLLQFKSPRRKQPPAHLADLDMDARAARAEELGVQAYRAKQLSMHYFERGIVEPEQMTDLPAGAREQFVPEMLPTLLTKVHELRTDDGRTIKFLWRLFDGALVESVLMRYPGRITLCVSSQCGCGMNCPFCATGQAGLTRNMSTAEIVDQVVQANRVIAAGGLGPAEHDGEKVTNIVFMGMGEPLANYKRVITAVRRFTEEAPSGLGMSARHVTLSTVGLVPAIRKLAAEDIPVTFALSLHAPDDELRDKIIPVNTRWKVDEAIDAAHEYFEITGRRVSIEYALIKDMNDHGWRADLLAKKLNARGRGWVHVNPIPLNPTPGSIWTASDPRVEEEFIRRLRAGGIPTTLRDTRGREIDGACGQLAADPRGEE is encoded by the coding sequence ATGTCTCCAGTCCAGCCTCAAGTCGCCCCTGAGCCGGCGGGCCGTCCGCTACTGCAATTCAAGTCGCCGCGACGGAAACAGCCGCCTGCCCACTTGGCAGACCTCGACATGGATGCGCGTGCGGCCAGGGCCGAGGAACTCGGCGTCCAAGCCTATCGCGCCAAGCAACTCTCCATGCACTATTTCGAGCGGGGCATCGTCGAACCGGAGCAGATGACCGACCTGCCTGCCGGCGCCCGCGAGCAGTTCGTCCCCGAGATGTTGCCGACGCTGCTGACCAAAGTCCACGAACTGCGCACGGACGACGGGCGCACCATCAAGTTCTTGTGGCGTCTCTTTGACGGCGCGCTCGTCGAGTCGGTGCTCATGCGGTATCCCGGACGCATCACGCTGTGCGTGTCGTCGCAGTGCGGATGCGGGATGAATTGCCCGTTCTGCGCGACGGGCCAGGCAGGCCTGACCCGCAATATGTCGACTGCCGAAATCGTCGATCAAGTCGTGCAGGCCAACCGCGTCATTGCCGCCGGAGGGCTCGGCCCCGCCGAACACGACGGCGAAAAGGTCACCAACATCGTCTTCATGGGCATGGGGGAACCGCTCGCCAACTATAAGCGCGTCATCACGGCGGTGCGCCGATTCACCGAAGAAGCGCCGTCGGGCCTTGGCATGTCGGCCCGGCACGTCACGCTGTCGACCGTCGGCCTCGTGCCGGCCATCCGCAAGCTGGCTGCCGAGGACATCCCCGTCACTTTTGCGCTGTCCTTGCACGCGCCGGACGACGAACTGCGCGACAAGATCATCCCGGTCAACACCCGGTGGAAAGTCGATGAGGCCATCGACGCGGCACACGAATATTTCGAGATCACCGGCAGGCGCGTGAGCATCGAGTACGCTCTGATCAAGGATATGAACGATCACGGATGGCGGGCCGATCTGCTGGCCAAAAAGCTCAACGCGCGCGGCCGCGGTTGGGTGCACGTCAACCCGATCCCGTTGAACCCGACGCCCGGAAGCATTTGGACGGCGTCGGACCCGCGGGTGGAGGAAGAGTTCATCCGCCGGCTGCGCGCCGGCGGCATTCCGACGACGCTCCGGGACACCCGGGGACGCGAAATCGACGGCGCGTGCGGTCAGTTGGCCGCCGATCCAAGAGGAGAAGAGTAA
- the rpsB gene encoding 30S ribosomal protein S2, with product MAVVTIRQLLDSGVHFGHQTRRWNPKMKRFIFTERNGIYIIDLQQSLSYIDSAYEFVKETVAHGGTILFVGTKKQAQEAIAEQAQRVGQPYVNQRWLGGMLTNFQTVHKRLARLKELEEIDFDDVAGSGRTKKELLLLNREKTKLTKTLGGIRDMARTPSAIWIVDTKKEHLAVDEAKKLGIPVIAILDTNCDPDEVDYKIPGNDDAIRSVALLTRVVADAVAEGLITRHNRASGEGEKNASAVELEPLAEWERELLEGSAGSEAKPEGAGADEAKPAEAKADEQKAESAEVPAAEPAAAAAEPAAAAAEPAAESAVESDAKPGAAAEPAATEAASAEPETAEPAADEK from the coding sequence ATGGCCGTCGTCACCATTCGCCAGCTGCTCGACAGCGGCGTCCACTTTGGACATCAGACCCGCCGCTGGAACCCGAAGATGAAGCGCTTCATCTTCACCGAGCGCAACGGTATCTACATCATCGACCTGCAGCAGTCGCTGTCGTACATCGACAGCGCTTACGAATTCGTCAAGGAGACGGTTGCCCACGGCGGAACCATCCTCTTCGTCGGCACCAAGAAGCAGGCACAGGAAGCTATCGCCGAACAGGCTCAGCGCGTCGGCCAGCCGTACGTGAACCAGCGTTGGCTCGGCGGCATGCTCACCAACTTCCAGACTGTGCACAAGCGTTTGGCTCGCCTGAAGGAACTCGAAGAAATCGACTTCGACGACGTGGCCGGCTCCGGTCGGACGAAGAAGGAACTGCTCCTTCTCAACCGCGAAAAGACCAAGCTGACCAAGACGCTCGGCGGCATCCGGGATATGGCGCGCACGCCGTCCGCCATCTGGATCGTCGACACGAAAAAGGAACACCTCGCCGTCGACGAGGCCAAGAAGCTGGGAATCCCGGTCATCGCCATCCTGGACACGAACTGCGATCCCGATGAGGTGGACTACAAGATCCCGGGCAACGACGATGCCATCCGCTCGGTTGCACTCTTGACCCGCGTCGTGGCCGACGCCGTCGCCGAAGGTCTCATCACCCGCCACAACCGCGCAAGCGGCGAGGGTGAGAAGAACGCCTCGGCCGTCGAACTCGAGCCGCTGGCCGAATGGGAGCGCGAACTCCTCGAAGGCAGCGCCGGATCGGAAGCCAAGCCGGAAGGCGCCGGCGCCGACGAGGCGAAGCCGGCAGAGGCAAAGGCGGACGAGCAGAAGGCCGAGTCGGCCGAGGTTCCGGCCGCCGAGCCTGCCGCCGCTGCCGCCGAGCCCGCCGCCGCTGCGGCCGAGCCCGCCGCCGAATCGGCCGTGGAATCGGACGCCAAGCCCGGCGCTGCGGCGGAGCCTGCCGCGACCGAGGCTGCGTCCGCCGAGCCGGAGACCGCCGAACCGGCCGCCGACGAGAAGTAG
- a CDS encoding FAD-binding oxidoreductase encodes MSVASDLRAIVTAGVVVDDPDVLGSYSHDDAEWAPYGRPAALVRAATTADVAAVVTYCAEHGVPVVPRGAGTGLSGGANALAGCVVVSLDGMTAVKEINASERLAVCEPGVIGDDLRAAAGDHGLWYPPDPASAPWSTIGGNVATGAGGVCCVKYGVTLDYVLELEVVTGTGAVVRLGRRTAKGVAGYDLRALMVGSEGTLGIVTEITVKLLPARAPERTIAGYFDTVVDAGRAVAAVADAGLVPSALELVDKECLAAVDKWKNMGLSVDADVVLLGRIDTPGSEGDDEAERMRRAFESGGATFAVVSADQQEADALFAARRLAYPALERLGPVLTEDVVVPKAKVPEMLASIQAAAARHDTHIANIAHAGDGNLHPLLITPVGDEAARTRAQAAFDDIIAAALELGGTVTGEHGVGLLKRDGLRRELGPDVLAMQQAVRRALDPHGIMNPGKVFHA; translated from the coding sequence ATGAGCGTGGCATCCGACCTGCGCGCCATCGTCACGGCCGGCGTGGTCGTCGACGATCCGGACGTGCTGGGGTCGTACTCGCACGACGACGCCGAATGGGCGCCGTACGGCCGGCCGGCCGCCCTGGTACGGGCCGCGACAACCGCCGATGTGGCGGCCGTCGTGACCTACTGCGCAGAGCACGGCGTGCCGGTCGTGCCGCGCGGCGCAGGCACCGGCTTGTCCGGCGGCGCCAATGCGCTGGCCGGATGCGTCGTCGTCAGCCTCGACGGCATGACCGCCGTGAAGGAGATCAATGCCTCCGAGCGCTTGGCGGTGTGCGAGCCCGGGGTGATCGGCGACGACCTTCGGGCCGCCGCCGGCGACCACGGCCTGTGGTATCCGCCGGACCCGGCGAGCGCGCCCTGGTCGACAATTGGCGGAAACGTCGCCACCGGCGCCGGGGGAGTGTGCTGCGTCAAATACGGCGTCACCCTCGACTACGTGCTCGAACTCGAAGTCGTGACCGGAACCGGCGCCGTCGTCCGGTTGGGCCGCCGCACGGCCAAGGGAGTTGCCGGGTACGACTTGCGCGCGCTGATGGTCGGCTCCGAGGGCACGCTCGGCATCGTCACCGAGATCACCGTCAAACTGCTTCCGGCCCGTGCGCCCGAACGCACAATTGCCGGCTATTTCGACACGGTCGTGGACGCCGGCCGGGCGGTTGCGGCAGTTGCCGACGCCGGCCTCGTCCCGTCGGCCCTGGAACTGGTCGACAAGGAATGCCTGGCGGCCGTCGACAAGTGGAAGAACATGGGGCTGTCGGTGGACGCCGACGTCGTCCTGCTCGGTCGGATCGACACGCCCGGCAGCGAAGGCGACGACGAGGCCGAACGGATGCGCCGCGCATTCGAATCGGGCGGTGCGACGTTTGCCGTGGTGTCCGCCGATCAGCAGGAGGCCGACGCGTTGTTCGCTGCGCGGCGGCTGGCGTATCCGGCGCTGGAACGGCTGGGGCCGGTGCTGACCGAAGACGTGGTCGTGCCGAAGGCGAAGGTTCCCGAGATGTTGGCCAGTATTCAGGCCGCAGCCGCCCGGCACGACACGCATATCGCCAATATCGCCCATGCCGGCGACGGTAATCTGCATCCGCTGCTCATCACGCCGGTCGGCGACGAGGCGGCCCGGACCCGCGCGCAGGCCGCGTTCGACGACATCATTGCGGCGGCTCTCGAGCTGGGCGGCACCGTGACGGGCGAGCACGGCGTCGGGCTGCTCAAGCGGGACGGGCTGCGCCGCGAGCTCGGCCCCGACGTGCTGGCCATGCAGCAGGCGGTGCGCCGGGCACTCGATCCGCACGGCATCATGAACCCGGGCAAGGTATTTCACGCCTGA
- a CDS encoding phosphatidate cytidylyltransferase: MNPRPEARNAAASAEPHAAPEGPPLTRRELREREKHRDAESVAVPPRAGRDLRAAIPVGLVIGAAFVASLVFNPVYFVFIAGIAAGAALWEFGTALHRTGVAVPRLPLVVGGALIVIATYFGGQEAQWLTFALAAGAVLLWCVLDRSPGPIVQAGLGVFALGYIGLLASFATLMVAHFDGSRQVIVFLAMVVANDVGGYVLGVLIGKHPIAPSVSPKKSWEGFLGSAVLAVAVGIWLIVWLLDGPVWTGVVFGIVIAIIATLGDFSESMIKRDLDLKDMGTLLPGHGGVMDRLDSILPVAPIAYLLFLILPGLS; this comes from the coding sequence ATGAATCCCCGCCCCGAAGCGCGGAATGCCGCGGCGTCCGCCGAACCGCACGCAGCGCCGGAAGGTCCACCGCTGACCCGGCGCGAGCTTCGCGAACGCGAAAAGCACCGGGACGCGGAATCGGTCGCAGTACCCCCGCGCGCCGGCCGCGATTTGCGCGCCGCGATCCCGGTCGGCCTGGTCATTGGCGCCGCGTTTGTCGCGTCCTTGGTCTTCAACCCCGTCTATTTCGTCTTCATCGCCGGCATCGCGGCCGGAGCGGCATTGTGGGAATTCGGGACGGCGCTGCACCGCACCGGGGTGGCAGTGCCGCGGTTGCCGCTCGTCGTCGGCGGTGCCCTGATCGTCATCGCCACGTATTTCGGCGGGCAGGAAGCGCAGTGGCTCACGTTTGCGCTGGCGGCCGGCGCCGTCCTGCTGTGGTGCGTGCTCGACCGCAGCCCCGGCCCCATCGTGCAAGCAGGTCTCGGGGTGTTTGCGCTCGGCTACATCGGGCTGCTGGCGAGCTTTGCCACGCTGATGGTCGCGCACTTCGACGGGTCCCGGCAGGTCATCGTGTTCTTGGCGATGGTGGTGGCCAACGACGTCGGCGGATACGTTCTCGGCGTCTTGATCGGCAAGCATCCCATTGCGCCGTCGGTGAGCCCGAAGAAATCGTGGGAAGGGTTCCTCGGATCGGCGGTGCTGGCAGTAGCCGTTGGAATCTGGCTGATCGTGTGGCTTTTGGACGGGCCGGTGTGGACCGGCGTCGTATTCGGCATCGTCATTGCGATCATCGCGACCCTTGGCGACTTCTCCGAGTCGATGATCAAACGCGACCTTGACCTCAAAGACATGGGAACCCTGCTCCCCGGCCACGGCGGCGTGATGGACCGGCTCGACTCGATTCTGCCCGTGGCGCCCATCGCTTACCTCTTGTTTCTCATACTCCCCGGATTGAGCTGA
- a CDS encoding histidine phosphatase family protein, whose amino-acid sequence MHIHLVRHGTPLIDLNRQPSEWDLDPKGLAEVDRLASSGVLPGDARWVSSNEPKAVQTANRLTDKTVETDSRLCEQKRPSSWVKDFAIHIHRTLVTEAASVADGWEPAAETRSRVAEAARAIMESTPGRDLVLVGHSTPWLLLVSELTGRPVDLAAWERMMMPDYCMLDDSSLTVPWGSWAAAA is encoded by the coding sequence ATGCATATCCACCTTGTCCGCCACGGCACCCCGCTGATCGACCTCAACCGTCAGCCGTCCGAGTGGGACCTCGACCCGAAGGGCCTTGCGGAGGTCGACCGGCTCGCGTCCTCGGGAGTGCTGCCCGGCGACGCCCGATGGGTGTCCTCCAATGAGCCAAAAGCCGTGCAGACCGCCAACCGGCTCACCGATAAGACGGTCGAAACCGACTCGCGGCTGTGCGAGCAAAAGCGTCCGAGCAGCTGGGTGAAGGATTTCGCCATCCACATTCATCGCACCCTCGTAACCGAAGCGGCAAGCGTTGCCGACGGGTGGGAGCCCGCTGCCGAAACCCGCTCGCGAGTTGCCGAGGCCGCCCGCGCCATCATGGAATCGACGCCGGGGCGCGACCTCGTACTGGTCGGCCACTCGACCCCGTGGCTGCTGCTGGTGAGCGAGTTGACGGGGCGGCCGGTCGACCTTGCCGCATGGGAACGGATGATGATGCCCGACTACTGCATGCTTGACGATTCTTCGTTGACGGTTCCGTGGGGATCGTGGGCGGCCGCCGCATGA